One window from the genome of Amaranthus tricolor cultivar Red isolate AtriRed21 chromosome 9, ASM2621246v1, whole genome shotgun sequence encodes:
- the LOC130823675 gene encoding 60S ribosomal protein L32-1-like: protein MAVPLLDKKIIKKRLKQFKRPQSDRKISVKTNWRRPKGIDSRVRRKFKGCTLMPNIGYGSDKKTRHYLPNGFKKFVVHNVNELGLLMMHNRMYCAEIAHNVSTKKRKDIVERAAQLDIVVTNKLARLRSQEDE from the exons ATGGCGGTACCCCTATTGGACAAAAAAATCATTAAGAAACGTCTCAAGCAATTCAAGAGGCCTCAAAGCGACCGCAAGATCTCCGTTAAG ACTAACTGGCGTAGGCCCAAGGGTATTGATTCACGGGTAAGAAGGAAGTTCAAGGGATGCACTCTTATGCCCAACATAGGGTACGGGTCCGATAAGAAAACTCGTCACTATTTACCAAATGGTTTTAAGAAGTTCGTTGTTCACAACGTTAACGAGCTGGGGTTGTTAATGATGCACAACAG GATGTATTGTGCGGAAATAGCACATAATGTTTCAACCAAAAAACGAAAAGATATTGTTGAGCGTGCTGCACAGCTAGACATTGTTGTAACAAACAAGCTAGCTAGGCTGCGTAGCCAGGAAGATGAGTAA